A section of the Indicator indicator isolate 239-I01 chromosome 26, UM_Iind_1.1, whole genome shotgun sequence genome encodes:
- the USP30 gene encoding ubiquitin carboxyl-terminal hydrolase 30: MKNWGVIGGVAAAVAAGMYVLWGPITERKKRRRGLVPGLLNLGNTCFMNSLLQGLSSCPSFVKWLEEFTAQYKTEQNLPTEHRYLSVTLLHLLKALSCQEVTEDDVLDASCLLEVLRMYRWQISSFEEQDAHELFHVLTSSLEDERDHQPRVTHLFDVLALEQPEITQKQISCRTRGPLPPVSNQWKSQHPFHGRLTSNMVCKHCEHQSPVRYDTFDSLSLSIPAAVWGRPLTLDHCLHHFISSESVKDVVCDNCTKIQAKGTLNGQSIENQRTTFVKQLKLGKLPQCLCIHLQRLSWSNQGTPLKRHEHVQFNEFLIMDIYKYHIPLHKASQSELNQKKTDETMPGTKDGIAGKPSDAEQPPGTRPLFMNGACSSSFLMSSGTFPLAAFPECSSPAYLYRLMAVVVHHGDMHSGHFVTYRRSPPPARSPLPVSSQWLWVSDDTVRRASLQEVLSSSAYLLFYERVHSRLQHQRAEE; this comes from the exons GACTTGTACCTGGGCTTCTGAACTTGGGAAACACCTGTTTCATGAACTCCTTGCTGCAAGGCTTATCTTCTTGCCCATCTTTCGTCAAGTGGCTGGAGGAATTTACAGCACAGTACAAGACAGAGCAGAACCTGCCCACTGAGCATCGATACTTGTCAGTCACTTTGCTGCATCTCCTAAAAG CTTTGTCCTGTCAGGAGGTGACAGAAGATGATGTCCTGGATGCCAGCTGCCTGTTGGAAGTTCTACGGATGTACAGGTGGCAGATCTCCTCCTTTGAAGAGCAG GATGCTCATGAACTATTTCATGTCCTTACCTCTTCCTTAGAGGATGAACGGGATCATCAGCCTCGTGTGACACATCTGTTTGATGTGCTTGCTCTGGAG caGCCAGAGATAACCCAAAAGCAAATAAGCTGTAGAACAAGAG GGCCCCTTCCCCCTGTGTCAAACCAGTGGAAGTCACAGCACCCCTTCCATGGAAGGCTGACCAGCAACATGGTTTGCAAGCACTGTGAGCACCAG agccctgtgaggtACGACACCTTCGACAGCCTCTCTCTGAGCATTCCTGCAGCCGTGTGG GGTCGTCCTCTAACACTGGACCACTGCCTCCATCACTTCATCTCCTCTGAATCTGTGAAGGATGTGGTGTGTGACAACTGCACTAAA ATTCAGGCTAAAGGAACCCTGAATGGCCAGAGCATAGAAAACCAGAGAACAACATTTGTGAAGCAATTAAAGTTAGGAAAG CTGCCTCAGTGTTTGTGCATCCATCTGCAAAGGCTGAGCTGGTCAAACCAAGGCACCCCTCTGAAACGCCACGAGCACGTGCAGTTCAATGAGTTCCTCATCATGGACATCTACAAATACCACATTCCTCTTCATAAAGCAAGCCAGAGTGAGCTGAACCAGAAAAAAACTGATGAGACAATGCCTGGAACAAAAGATGGCATAGCAGGAAAACCTTCAG ATGCAGAACAGCCACCTGGAACTAGACCACTCTTCATGAATGGtgcctgctcctcttcctttttaatGTCCTCTGGAACCTTTCCACTTGCTGCATTCCCTGAGTGCAG CTCCCCTGCCTACCTGTACCGCCTGATGGCGGTGGTGGTGCACCACGGGGACATGCACTCTGGACACTTCGTGACTTACCGCCGCTCGCCGCCGCCCGCCAGGAGCCCCCTGCCGGTCAGCAGCCAGTGGCTGTGGGTTTCTGACGACACCGTCCGCAGAGCCAGCCTGCAGGAAGTCCTCTCCTCCAGCGCTTACTTGCTCTTCTACGAGCGTGTTCACTCCAGGCTACAGCACCAAAGGgctgaagagtga
- the ALKBH2 gene encoding DNA oxidative demethylase ALKBH2 — MDKYVVKRPPREVGSGSGGKRPRPAEPGPASAQPLWQEIRAEGLNCDYRLLFGKAEADEIFQQLEEEVEYFEGEMTKLHVFGKWHNIPRKQVTYGDPELTYTYSGVTFSPKPWIPVLKRIRDHVALDTGHTFNFVLINRYKDGGDHIGEHRDDESELVPRSPIASVSFGACRDFVFRHCDSRGKKATRHIQPIKLQLAHGSLLLLKYPTNVYWYHSLPTRKRVLAPRINLTFRNVRTVAKK, encoded by the exons ATGGACAAATACGTGGTGAAACGACCCCCCCGCGAGGTGGGGAGTGGTAGCGGTGGAAAAAGGCCGCGTCCCGCGGAGCCGGGGCCCGCCTCAGCGCAGCCCCTCTGGCAGGAGATCCGCGCTGAGGGGCTGAACTGCGATTACCGGCTCCTCTTCGGTAAGGCTGAGGCTGACGAGAttttccagcagctggaagaggaggtggagtaTTTCGAAG GTGAAATGACCAAGTTGCACGTCTTTGGCAAATGGCACAACATTCCAAGGAagcaggtcacctatggagacCCTGAGTTAACCTACACATACTCAGGTGTTACCTTCTCTCCTAAGCCATGGATCCCAGTTCTCAAGCGCATCCGAGACCATGTCGCTCTGGACACAGGACATACTTTTAATTTTGTCCTAATTAACAG GTACAAAGATGGTGGGGACCACATAGGGGAACATCGTGACGACGAGAGCGAGCTGGTTCCACGCAGCCCTATTGCCTCTGTCTCCTTTGGAGCTTGCAGGGACTTTGTTTTCAGGCACTGTGATTCCAGAGGGAAGAAGGCAACACGCCACATCCAACCCATCAAGCTGCAGCTAGCCCatggcagcctgctgctgctgaagtacCCCACCAACGTGTACTGGTACCACAGCCTGCCCACCCGTAAGAGAGTGCTTGCCCCAAGGATCAACCTCACGTTCCGGAACGTGAGGACTGTAGCCAAGAAGTGA